From a region of the Pseudocalidococcus azoricus BACA0444 genome:
- a CDS encoding Calvin cycle protein CP12, whose product MSDINQEIEKARLEARAACDTAGSTSGECAAAWDALEEIQAEASHQREAKVEQKNSFQQYCDDNPEAAECRIYDD is encoded by the coding sequence ATGAGCGATATCAATCAAGAAATCGAAAAAGCCCGTTTGGAAGCCCGTGCTGCCTGTGATACTGCGGGATCTACTTCTGGGGAATGTGCTGCGGCCTGGGATGCTCTTGAAGAAATTCAAGCCGAGGCCTCACACCAACGGGAAGCGAAAGTGGAGCAAAAAAACTCCTTCCAGCAATATTGTGATGACAACCCAGAAGCTGCTGAGTGCCGGATTTACGACGACTAA